In Glandiceps talaboti chromosome 4, keGlaTala1.1, whole genome shotgun sequence, a single window of DNA contains:
- the LOC144434341 gene encoding basic phospholipase A2-like: MTSSILSLATCTVHRDDMTGTDIENEVVNSISKRSIPQFGMMVSCSTERNPIDFADYGCYCGLGGKGTPVDGLDRCCKVHDDCYGDAIINAGCGDCDIYTLMYRYTGCSDCAPLSEYGDAEFAYCREAICKCDAAAAQCFAQNEYNEKYVNHDSWYCVWCC; the protein is encoded by the exons ATGACATCATCGATCCTCTCATTGGCTACTTGTACTGTCCATCGGGATGACATGACGGGAACTG ATATTGAAAATGAAGTGGTGAATAGTATTAGTAAACGAAGTATTCCCCAGTTTGGAATGATGGTATCGTGTTCAACAGAGAGAAACCCGATCGACTTCGCAGATTATGGATGTTATTGTGGACTCGGTGGTAAGGGAACACCTGTCGATGGACTTGACCG atgCTGCAAAGTACACGACGACTGTTATGGTGATGCGATCATTAACGCCGGTTGTGGAGATTGTGACATCTATACCCTGATGTACCGTTACACGGGGTGCTCGGATTGTG CCCCACTTTCAGAGTATGGGGATGCGGAGTTTGCATATTGTAGAGAAGCAATTTGCAAGTGTGACGCTGCGGCTGCGCAGTGCTTCGCTCAGAACGAGTACAACGAGAAATACGTCAACCACGACTCATGGTACTGCGTCTGGTGCTGTTAA
- the LOC144434619 gene encoding basic phospholipase A2-like: MLSTDLRAFLALVLLCVTMVSCARITNEQNIENEVVNSISKRSIPQFGMMVSCSTERNPIDFADYGCYCGLGGKGTPVDGLDRCCKVHDDCYGDAIINAGCGDCDIYTLMYRYTGCSDCAPLSEYGYAEFASCREAICKCDAAAAQCFAQNEYNEKYVNHDSWYCVWCC, translated from the exons ATGCTGTCAACTGATCTGCGAGCCTTTCTCGCCCTGGTCTTGCTGTGTGTGACGATGGTGAGCTGTGCACGGATCACAAATGAACAAA ATATTGAAAATGAAGTGGTGAACAGTATTAGTAAACGAAGTATTCCCCAGTTTGGAATGATGGTATCGTGTTCAACAGAGAGAAACCCGATCGACTTCGCAGATTATGGATGTTATTGTGGACTCGGTGGTAAGGGAACACCTGTCGATGGACTTGACCG atgCTGCAAAGTACACGACGACTGTTATGGTGATGCGATCATTAACGCCGGTTGTGGAGATTGTGACATCTATACCCTGATGTACCGTTACACGGGGTGCTCGGATTGTG CCCCACTTTCAGAGTATGGGTATGCGGAGTTTGCATCTTGTAGAGAAGCAATTTGCAAGTGTGACGCTGCGGCTGCGCAGTGCTTCGCTCAGAACGAGTACAACGAGAAATACGTCAACCACGACTCATGGTACTGCGTCTGGTGCTGTTAA